A segment of the Armatimonadota bacterium genome:
TCGATGCGGTGCCGAGATGGATCCGCGGTCTTCTCAAAGGCCTCCACCACCAAATCGGTGCTCCGATCCCCAATCGTGTGCACGCTACACCGCCACCCTTCCGCATCAATCTGGGCCAAGATCCGGGCGAGTTCGGGCTCAGGATAAATCAGTTTGCCGTTCCGGCCTGTGGTTTTGAAGTTTGAATAAATGGCAGCGGTCGCGCTGCCGATCGCTCCATCGGCAAAAACTTTCAGGCCAAGGACCTGGCACAGCTGCGGATCCATGCCTTCCATAAGTCCATTCAACCGGTCTTTGTTTATGGCGCGCTCGCCCAAAACCTCCCGCCATTGCAAATACATGCGAAGGCGCACTTTGCAACCCCGCTCGCTCGCGATCCGGTACGCCTGGAGCTCTTTGTCCAAATCCCAGCGGCCAGTCATCATGTCGGTCGCCGACGTGATGCCGAACCCCGCCATCGATTCCCCGGCCCGCAAAATGGCTTCCACCATCTCGTCGAGCCCAGGTTCTGGCGCGCGGGATGTGACGATTTCGTGGGCTTTTTCCAACAACACTCCGTTCGGTTTCCCTGCTTCGTCACGCAGGAACTCCCCACCGACTGGATCCGGCTGGTCGTCGCGTATTCCGGCGGCTGCCAGGGCGGCCGAGTTGGCGACGCTGGCGTGGCCGTTGCTGTGTCGCAAGATCACCGGCACATCGGGGCAGACTGCATCCAAGTCGGCCGACGTGAGGTGGCCGCCCCACCGGTTCTGGTCGTATTGCACGGCCAGCAGCCATTGCCCGTCGGCAAGTTTGGGCCTCCACGCCTGGATGGCATGCAAAACCTCCTCCCTGCTGTGACACCCGGAAAGATCCAATTTCAAAAGGTCGAGCCCGCTCGGCAATATATGGCAATGGGCGTCGATGAATCCCGGAAGGGCGACAAACCCCTCCCATTCCCCGCCATTAGAATCGCCTCCGACCCGGGTGAACTTGCCGTCCTCGACGGCAAACCCGCGCTCGCCCGTCCCCCAAACTTCCGCGCCGATCAACACGCAGACAGTCTATATCCTCTTGATCCCGGGGCCGGGCCGATCTCCGCGGCCACCCGCTCTGCGCTTTCCAATGCCCCTTCAATGAAACCAATCCAATCGCATGCCCAGTCACCGGCAAAATGCAGCTTCTCCCAAGGTTGGCGGCCCTGCTCCCACTTCTCGAATTCACCCTGCCGGATGGAGGGGAATGCTCCGTCAATTCCCTTTTCATTCGGCCAATCGTGGACGGCCCCGCCGAGGAATCCTCTGGACGCTTCGGGGTGGATTTTAACGATCGATTCCAAAGCCGCCCCAACCGCGTCCTGCCCCAACTTTGCGGCCTCATCGCCGCAAATATAACAACCCAGAGCGTGCAGTCCGCCCCGGCCGATATCCCATGTCTGCTGCACCGGCAAATCGCAGATCATCCGGCCCGACCACCCCTTCTCCTTCCACCACGGACGATCAAACTCCAAGACGACCTTTATGGCCCGGCCCATCTGGGCTCCCGTGAATTCG
Coding sequences within it:
- a CDS encoding amidohydrolase translates to MLIGAEVWGTGERGFAVEDGKFTRVGGDSNGGEWEGFVALPGFIDAHCHILPSGLDLLKLDLSGCHSREEVLHAIQAWRPKLADGQWLLAVQYDQNRWGGHLTSADLDAVCPDVPVILRHSNGHASVANSAALAAAGIRDDQPDPVGGEFLRDEAGKPNGVLLEKAHEIVTSRAPEPGLDEMVEAILRAGESMAGFGITSATDMMTGRWDLDKELQAYRIASERGCKVRLRMYLQWREVLGERAINKDRLNGLMEGMDPQLCQVLGLKVFADGAIGSATAAIYSNFKTTGRNGKLIYPEPELARILAQIDAEGWRCSVHTIGDRSTDLVVEAFEKTADPSRHRIEHAMILSDAQIERMARLGSHVALQPEFLYRFGHAYRAQLPDDVWPALIRVKSLRDAGLSLSFNSDRPIVVGNPWVGIYSAACRPKGFDPSEAVPVSEGIGFYTSGGAVANYDSEWLGSMTEGKAADFQIYRREDVEGFAAEVDAAHGSSDKVVSFPSPIAVYVGGRQTV